One genomic region from Halomicrobium zhouii encodes:
- a CDS encoding NADH-quinone oxidoreductase subunit D, with protein MQRQLTTGEGSVFDVLPDDAVVGNEEHVNAPAVVVRADAVQEVLSALKADAGYDHCACVTAQEYGDRFEAIYHLKKYDAPTDEVSVVVPSPKDDPGNESAAPVYETAEWHEREAYDLLGLRFDDHPDLRRILLPETWQGHPLTEDYDQDQPQIVTYREHERIMEDRQVGPDTMLLNMGPHHPSTHGVLHLLVELDGEVVADVEPDIGYIHRCEEQMCQQGTYRHQIMPYPDRWDWGGAGLCNEWAYARAAERLADIEVPEYAQVLRTMSAELSRMLSHFLALGAYALDVVGEFNATWMYAFRDRELIQDVLEDLTGQRLMFNYFRLGGVAWDVPEPRAEFFEKIREFVDGLPEKVVEYHDLLSNNEILQERTLDTGVLPPERAKEFGCTGPVARGSGIDYDLRRDDPYGYYDELEWDVVTEDGCDNLARLLVRMREVEQSARIVEQCVDLLESWPDDERTLQSNVPRTLRPDKDREVYSAVEGAKGELGIYVRSDGTDTPARFKIRGPSFSNLQALPVMGRGEFVADLVATIGSLDTIMGEVDR; from the coding sequence ATGCAACGACAGCTTACAACCGGTGAGGGGAGCGTTTTCGACGTATTACCGGACGACGCCGTGGTGGGGAACGAAGAGCACGTCAACGCGCCGGCGGTGGTGGTCCGGGCCGACGCCGTCCAGGAGGTTCTCTCCGCGCTGAAAGCGGACGCGGGCTACGACCACTGCGCCTGCGTCACGGCCCAGGAGTACGGCGACCGGTTCGAGGCCATCTACCACCTGAAGAAGTACGACGCCCCGACCGACGAGGTGTCCGTCGTCGTCCCGTCCCCGAAAGACGACCCGGGCAACGAGTCGGCGGCGCCGGTGTACGAGACCGCCGAGTGGCACGAGCGCGAGGCCTACGACCTCCTGGGGCTCCGGTTCGACGACCACCCCGACCTCCGGCGGATCCTCCTGCCAGAGACGTGGCAGGGCCACCCGCTGACCGAGGACTACGACCAGGACCAGCCACAGATAGTCACCTACCGCGAGCACGAGCGTATCATGGAAGACCGACAGGTGGGGCCGGACACGATGCTGCTGAACATGGGCCCGCACCACCCCTCGACCCACGGCGTGCTCCACCTGCTGGTCGAACTCGACGGCGAGGTGGTCGCCGACGTCGAACCGGACATCGGCTACATCCACCGCTGCGAGGAGCAGATGTGCCAGCAGGGGACCTACCGCCACCAGATCATGCCCTACCCAGACCGGTGGGACTGGGGCGGCGCGGGCCTCTGTAACGAGTGGGCGTACGCCCGCGCCGCCGAGCGACTGGCCGACATCGAGGTGCCCGAATACGCACAGGTGCTCCGGACGATGTCGGCGGAGCTGTCCCGGATGCTGTCGCACTTCCTGGCGCTCGGGGCGTACGCGCTCGACGTCGTCGGCGAGTTCAACGCGACGTGGATGTACGCCTTCCGCGACCGGGAGCTGATCCAGGACGTCCTGGAGGACCTGACCGGCCAGCGCCTGATGTTCAACTACTTCCGGCTCGGCGGGGTCGCCTGGGACGTCCCCGAACCGCGCGCAGAGTTCTTCGAGAAGATCCGCGAGTTCGTCGACGGCCTCCCCGAGAAAGTCGTCGAGTACCACGACCTCCTCTCGAACAACGAGATCCTGCAGGAACGGACGCTCGACACGGGCGTTCTCCCGCCGGAACGTGCGAAGGAGTTCGGCTGCACGGGCCCCGTCGCCCGCGGGTCGGGCATCGACTACGACCTCCGCCGGGACGACCCGTACGGCTACTACGACGAACTGGAGTGGGACGTCGTCACCGAGGACGGCTGTGACAACCTCGCCCGCCTGCTCGTCCGGATGCGGGAGGTCGAGCAGTCGGCCCGCATCGTCGAACAGTGCGTCGACCTGCTGGAATCGTGGCCCGACGACGAGCGCACGCTCCAGTCGAACGTCCCCAGAACGCTCCGGCCCGACAAGGACCGGGAGGTGTACAGCGCCGTCGAGGGGGCGAAGGGCGAACTCGGCATCTACGTCCGCTCAGACGGCACCGACACGCCCGCTCGCTTCAAGATCCGCGGGCCGTCGTTCTCGAACCTCCAGGCCCTCCCCGTGATGGGCCGGGGCGAGTTCGTCGCCGACCTGGTGGCCACTATCGGTAGCCTCGACACAATCATGGGTGAAGTCGACAGGTAG
- a CDS encoding helix-turn-helix domain-containing protein, with amino-acid sequence MKYVRLALDQDPEVRHPMHQFVVAHDGYEVSRLLEVSYSQPGTDAGEGFGIQTALFHVTGSPVEPYEAALRETEEVIEYELSRRDDDSFYLYVRGEHTDADDRLVEAFSRQGLVLMMPVEFHADGTMRATVIGPGETVQRAVEALPEAFTVDVRSVGEYDARYFVTGGRLTDRQYEAVDAAVDCGYYEEPRSGSVADVAEVLGCSPGTAAEHLRRAEASVMADVVSERFS; translated from the coding sequence ATGAAGTACGTCCGCCTGGCACTGGACCAGGACCCCGAGGTGCGCCACCCGATGCACCAGTTCGTCGTCGCCCACGACGGCTACGAGGTGTCGCGCCTGCTGGAGGTGAGCTACAGCCAGCCGGGCACCGACGCCGGCGAGGGGTTCGGCATCCAGACCGCGCTGTTCCACGTCACCGGGTCGCCCGTGGAACCGTACGAGGCCGCACTGCGCGAGACCGAGGAGGTCATCGAGTACGAACTCTCCCGCCGGGACGACGACTCCTTCTACCTCTACGTCCGCGGCGAGCACACCGACGCCGACGACCGCCTCGTGGAGGCGTTCAGCCGTCAGGGGCTCGTCCTCATGATGCCCGTCGAGTTCCACGCCGACGGCACGATGCGCGCCACCGTCATCGGCCCCGGCGAGACGGTCCAGCGCGCCGTCGAAGCACTCCCCGAGGCGTTCACCGTCGACGTCCGCTCCGTCGGCGAGTACGACGCCCGCTACTTCGTCACCGGCGGCCGACTGACCGACCGCCAGTACGAGGCCGTCGACGCCGCCGTCGACTGTGGCTACTACGAGGAACCACGCAGCGGGAGCGTGGCCGACGTCGCTGAGGTACTGGGCTGTTCGCCCGGGACAGCGGCGGAACATCTCCGGCGGGCCGAGGCGTCCGTGATGGCGGACGTCGTATCTGAGAGGTTCTCGTAA
- a CDS encoding lipoate--protein ligase family protein has product MTELADEEWRIIAEESHEGPLNMALDEIAAETAAAGGPRTLRVYRWEPSTLSLGYNQDPETVDWDVCEREGITVTRRPTGGGAIYHDSWGDVSYSIVVPADEVPGDLMDCYELLCEPVLEAFSRMGVDAGFADEERPAVYQPACYLRALHPAHDVVGPDGRKVSGNAQYRQRDAVVQHGSLTFSTNPERHCACFTGAGGDADQRDNGPDPAAFADRVGGIDEYVDVDRAGVVDALATTLAEWVDADEGDWTDDELARAHDLAERKHETEAWTRDGTDPT; this is encoded by the coding sequence ATGACCGAGCTGGCGGACGAGGAGTGGCGGATCATCGCCGAGGAGTCCCACGAAGGGCCGCTGAACATGGCGCTGGACGAAATCGCCGCGGAGACGGCGGCTGCCGGCGGGCCGCGCACCCTCCGCGTCTACCGCTGGGAACCTAGCACGCTGTCGCTGGGGTACAACCAGGACCCCGAGACCGTCGACTGGGACGTTTGCGAGCGGGAGGGGATCACCGTCACCCGGCGGCCGACCGGCGGCGGCGCCATCTACCACGACTCGTGGGGCGACGTCTCCTACTCCATCGTCGTCCCGGCCGACGAGGTGCCCGGGGACCTGATGGACTGCTACGAGCTGCTCTGCGAGCCGGTTCTCGAAGCGTTCTCACGGATGGGCGTCGACGCGGGCTTCGCCGACGAGGAGCGCCCCGCGGTCTATCAGCCGGCCTGCTACTTGCGGGCGCTCCATCCCGCTCACGACGTCGTCGGACCGGACGGCCGGAAGGTCTCCGGCAACGCCCAGTATCGCCAGCGCGACGCCGTCGTCCAGCACGGCTCGCTCACGTTCTCGACGAACCCCGAGCGTCACTGCGCGTGTTTCACGGGAGCGGGCGGCGACGCGGACCAGCGCGATAACGGCCCGGATCCGGCCGCCTTCGCCGACCGCGTCGGTGGGATCGACGAGTACGTCGACGTCGACCGAGCGGGAGTCGTCGACGCGCTCGCGACGACGCTGGCCGAGTGGGTCGACGCCGACGAAGGCGACTGGACCGACGACGAACTGGCCCGCGCTCACGACCTGGCCGAACGAAAACACGAGACCGAGGCCTGGACGCGGGACGGGACGGATCCGACCTAA
- a CDS encoding ATP-binding protein, giving the protein MSSADRTMILTEEHKPMPIADVVTGRGFITGKSGSGKSNTASVLCEELLDEGVPLMIVDTDGEYYGLKEEYEMLHVGGDERCDLRIGPQHAEKIADITLGSNVPIILDVSGFIEESDSKRLVHDVVRELFIKEKKAKVPYLLLIEEAHEFIPESGGLDEVGEMLVRVAKRGRKRGLGVCAMSQRPASVSKDFITQCDWLVWHRLTWKNDTQVVSSIMGSQTADEVQSLEPGEAIIMADWEDDKIRVKFRRKRTLDAGATPDLDGIDDPETQSVRSDIVDELEDAGASLTEKGEQKDWDAEDEAAATSSAVDAVAEDPERGAADPEPADTAPREPSGQGAAAGEPAADAAARDSQQASKSTSGSQETSSDPSELDELDEPDPDEVSPSESQSQSSTQSQSDEPAAETTEDALERAARNVSAGDVSASAGNASGRSQASKGTASAKSDGGVNRRARRPSPDPDPADDPVWEVAEFVAYLIGSLGAATVNLGLTVERAIGSVLGTNTGTASSTSQPASDNRPLVGIIVAVMLLTIGLVVGVGVAMLL; this is encoded by the coding sequence ATGTCGAGCGCGGACCGGACGATGATACTGACGGAGGAACACAAGCCCATGCCCATCGCGGACGTGGTGACGGGGCGAGGGTTCATCACTGGCAAGTCCGGGAGCGGGAAGTCCAACACCGCGAGCGTGCTCTGCGAGGAGTTGCTCGACGAGGGCGTCCCGCTGATGATCGTCGACACCGACGGGGAGTACTACGGCCTCAAGGAGGAGTACGAGATGCTCCACGTCGGTGGCGACGAGCGCTGCGACCTGCGCATCGGTCCGCAACACGCCGAGAAGATCGCCGACATCACCCTGGGGAGCAACGTCCCCATCATCCTCGACGTCTCGGGGTTCATCGAGGAGTCCGACTCCAAGCGCCTGGTCCACGACGTGGTCCGGGAGCTGTTCATCAAGGAGAAGAAGGCCAAGGTTCCGTACCTCCTGCTCATCGAGGAGGCCCACGAGTTCATCCCCGAATCGGGCGGCCTGGACGAGGTGGGTGAGATGCTCGTCCGCGTCGCCAAGCGCGGCCGGAAGCGCGGCCTGGGCGTCTGTGCGATGTCCCAGCGCCCCGCCTCCGTCTCGAAGGACTTCATCACCCAGTGTGACTGGCTCGTCTGGCACCGCCTCACCTGGAAGAACGACACCCAGGTCGTCTCCTCCATCATGGGCTCCCAGACCGCCGACGAGGTCCAGAGCCTCGAACCCGGCGAGGCCATCATCATGGCCGACTGGGAGGACGACAAGATCCGGGTGAAGTTCCGCCGGAAGCGCACGCTAGACGCCGGCGCGACGCCTGACCTCGACGGCATCGACGACCCGGAGACCCAGTCGGTCCGCTCGGACATCGTCGACGAACTCGAAGACGCCGGCGCGAGCCTCACCGAGAAGGGCGAGCAGAAGGACTGGGACGCCGAGGACGAGGCCGCCGCGACCTCCAGCGCCGTCGACGCCGTCGCCGAGGACCCCGAGCGTGGTGCAGCGGACCCGGAGCCCGCCGACACGGCGCCTCGCGAGCCCAGCGGCCAGGGAGCGGCCGCCGGGGAACCCGCCGCCGACGCGGCGGCCAGGGACTCCCAGCAGGCTTCCAAATCGACCAGCGGATCCCAGGAAACGTCGAGCGACCCCTCGGAACTCGACGAACTGGACGAACCCGACCCGGACGAAGTTTCGCCGAGCGAATCGCAGTCCCAGTCCAGCACCCAGTCGCAGTCAGACGAACCTGCAGCGGAGACGACGGAGGACGCCCTCGAACGAGCGGCCAGAAACGTCTCCGCCGGCGACGTCAGTGCGTCCGCCGGCAACGCGAGCGGCAGGTCGCAGGCGAGCAAGGGGACCGCGTCGGCCAAGTCCGACGGCGGCGTCAATCGCCGCGCACGCCGGCCCAGCCCAGATCCCGACCCGGCCGACGATCCCGTCTGGGAGGTCGCCGAGTTCGTCGCCTACCTCATCGGCTCGCTGGGCGCCGCGACGGTCAACCTCGGCCTCACCGTCGAGCGGGCCATCGGCTCGGTGCTCGGTACGAACACCGGAACGGCCAGTTCGACCAGCCAGCCCGCCAGCGACAATCGCCCGCTCGTCGGCATCATCGTCGCAGTGATGTTGCTGACCATCGGCCTCGTCGTCGGCGTCGGCGTCGCGATGCTTCTCTGA
- a CDS encoding response regulator: protein MTTADDRDGDRIELLLVEPNPGDTRLFTESFRDGKLANNLHTVSDGESAIDFVRQRGEYADAPRPDLVLLEPELPGVGASEVLSELRGEPAVADVPVVVLSSSDAGEQILRSRGLDADHIIQKPIEPGEFIEFVQSVEDFWLAIIEQPSADD from the coding sequence ATGACGACGGCGGACGACCGGGACGGTGACCGGATCGAACTGTTACTGGTGGAACCGAATCCCGGAGACACGCGACTGTTCACCGAGTCGTTCAGGGACGGAAAGCTGGCGAACAACCTCCACACGGTCTCGGACGGCGAGTCGGCCATCGACTTCGTCCGTCAGCGCGGCGAGTACGCGGACGCGCCGCGTCCCGACCTCGTCCTGCTCGAACCGGAGCTTCCCGGGGTCGGTGCCAGCGAGGTTCTGTCGGAACTGCGGGGCGAGCCTGCGGTCGCGGACGTCCCGGTGGTCGTCCTGTCGAGTTCGGACGCCGGCGAGCAGATACTCAGGTCTCGCGGCCTGGACGCGGACCACATCATCCAGAAACCGATCGAACCCGGCGAGTTCATCGAGTTCGTCCAGTCGGTCGAGGACTTCTGGCTCGCGATCATCGAGCAGCCGTCCGCGGACGACTGA
- a CDS encoding deoxyribonuclease IV, with protein sequence MRVGAHTSIAGGAYNAVDEQVEYGGNCGQIFSHSPQVWQDPNIDDDEAERFRDLTDENGVGPWVIHSSYLVNLCTPKDDLREKSIDSMQKEVDAADKLDVEYVNVHLGAHTGAGVDGGLDNAASALDELDIPDGVTVLVESDAGSGTKLGGEFEHLAEVLDRSSQDLEICVDTAHAFAAGYDLSTVEGVNETVAEFDEVVGLDKLACIHLNDSKHECGTNKDEHAHVGEGEIGVEGMQTILTHEALADVPFVLETPTEDGKSFAWNIERARELAGAE encoded by the coding sequence ATGAGAGTGGGCGCACACACCTCCATCGCTGGCGGCGCGTACAACGCGGTCGACGAACAGGTCGAGTACGGCGGCAACTGCGGGCAGATATTCAGCCACTCGCCGCAGGTCTGGCAGGACCCGAACATCGACGACGACGAGGCCGAGCGGTTCCGCGACCTCACCGACGAGAACGGCGTCGGGCCGTGGGTCATCCACTCCTCCTATCTCGTCAATCTCTGTACCCCCAAGGACGACCTGCGCGAGAAATCCATCGACTCGATGCAGAAGGAGGTCGACGCCGCCGACAAGCTCGACGTCGAGTACGTCAACGTCCACCTCGGCGCCCACACTGGCGCCGGCGTCGACGGCGGCCTCGACAACGCCGCCAGCGCGCTGGACGAACTGGACATCCCCGACGGCGTCACCGTCCTCGTCGAGTCCGACGCCGGGAGCGGCACGAAGCTCGGCGGCGAGTTCGAACACCTCGCCGAGGTGCTGGATCGGTCCTCACAGGACCTGGAAATCTGCGTCGACACGGCCCACGCGTTCGCGGCGGGATACGACCTCTCGACGGTCGAGGGCGTCAACGAGACAGTCGCGGAGTTCGACGAGGTCGTCGGCCTCGACAAGCTCGCGTGCATCCACCTCAACGACTCCAAGCACGAGTGCGGGACGAACAAGGACGAGCACGCCCACGTCGGCGAGGGCGAAATCGGCGTCGAGGGGATGCAGACGATTCTGACGCACGAGGCGCTCGCAGACGTCCCCTTCGTCCTGGAGACGCCCACCGAGGACGGCAAGAGCTTCGCGTGGAACATCGAGCGAGCCAGAGAATTAGCTGGAGCGGAGTAA
- the fer gene encoding ferredoxin Fer has product MDSPFDVLHLDPDADDEAVKQAYRRRVKEAHPDHGGSKAEFQRVRAAYEAIKAGETLPESWPEPEVEQATEPEDQDPLVEYLDYEVLADNGWELTDEDLFEKAAAANLDGEDYGQFRVEERDTLLEAAEEHGFTWPFSCRGGACANCAVAVVEGDLSLPVSHVLPSEMTDRGIRLSCVGEPITDDLKVVYNVKHLPALDELRLPPGPYEWASDD; this is encoded by the coding sequence GTGGATTCCCCGTTCGACGTCCTCCACCTCGACCCCGACGCCGACGACGAGGCGGTCAAGCAGGCCTACCGCCGGCGGGTGAAGGAGGCCCACCCGGACCACGGCGGGTCCAAGGCGGAGTTCCAGCGTGTGCGAGCCGCCTACGAGGCGATCAAGGCCGGCGAGACGCTCCCCGAGTCCTGGCCCGAACCCGAAGTCGAGCAGGCGACCGAGCCCGAGGACCAGGACCCCCTCGTCGAGTACCTCGACTACGAGGTGCTGGCCGACAACGGCTGGGAGCTGACCGACGAGGACCTCTTCGAGAAGGCCGCCGCCGCGAACCTCGACGGCGAGGACTACGGCCAGTTCCGCGTGGAGGAGCGGGATACGCTGCTCGAAGCCGCGGAGGAACACGGGTTCACCTGGCCCTTCTCCTGTCGCGGCGGCGCCTGCGCCAACTGCGCCGTCGCCGTCGTCGAGGGCGACCTCTCCCTGCCCGTGAGCCACGTTCTCCCCTCCGAAATGACCGACCGAGGGATTCGCCTGTCGTGTGTGGGGGAGCCGATCACTGACGACCTGAAGGTCGTGTACAACGTCAAACACCTCCCCGCGCTGGACGAGTTGCGGCTTCCGCCCGGCCCCTACGAGTGGGCCTCTGATGACTAG
- a CDS encoding class I SAM-dependent methyltransferase, giving the protein MWEGSREALTDLDLAERESVLDVGCGTGVLTRVLREECPGEVVGLDADPALLQAVDPPVVRGDATRLPFREDAVDLVVCQALLINLPDPSVAVREFARVAADAVAVVEPDNSAVTVESTVDDEPALARRARERYLDGVDTDVALGASAAALLDDAGLDVVSTRRYDQVRRTGPPYSESAIEAARRKATGEALADNRAEILAGDASEADYDALRREWRSLGRDVVEQMQNEAYERTETVPFFVTVGRV; this is encoded by the coding sequence ATGTGGGAGGGGTCCCGGGAGGCCCTCACAGACCTCGATCTCGCCGAGCGGGAGTCGGTCCTCGACGTCGGCTGCGGCACGGGCGTCCTCACGCGCGTCCTCCGGGAGGAGTGTCCCGGGGAGGTCGTCGGCCTCGACGCCGACCCGGCGCTCCTCCAGGCCGTCGACCCGCCGGTGGTCAGGGGTGACGCGACCCGCCTCCCCTTCCGCGAGGACGCCGTCGATCTGGTGGTGTGCCAGGCGCTGCTGATCAACCTGCCAGACCCCTCAGTCGCAGTCCGGGAGTTCGCCCGCGTCGCCGCCGACGCCGTCGCCGTGGTCGAGCCCGACAACAGCGCCGTCACGGTCGAGTCCACCGTCGACGACGAACCGGCACTGGCCCGGCGGGCCCGCGAACGCTACCTCGACGGCGTGGACACGGACGTCGCGCTCGGCGCCAGCGCCGCGGCCCTCCTCGACGACGCGGGCCTCGACGTGGTCTCGACCCGGCGCTACGATCAGGTGCGGCGGACGGGTCCGCCGTACTCCGAGAGCGCTATCGAGGCGGCCCGCCGGAAGGCGACGGGCGAGGCGCTGGCCGACAACCGGGCGGAGATCCTCGCCGGCGACGCCAGCGAGGCCGACTACGACGCGCTCCGCCGGGAGTGGCGGTCGCTCGGACGCGACGTCGTCGAGCAGATGCAAAACGAGGCGTACGAGCGCACCGAGACGGTCCCCTTCTTCGTCACCGTGGGCCGGGTTTGA
- a CDS encoding CopD family protein — translation MAETLHVAVRTLHVLGMVVLLGGAGTVWYVARRDDPGGGGDTASSLASGYEWAFWGALGVMVVTGVGNLGALGAPGPETRWGSILLVKLAVVAAFVLGSLVRTVAVARMDAWSDRAGVTNAPFYRRAYGATTVVLLALVVLAEVLAHG, via the coding sequence ATGGCCGAAACCCTCCACGTCGCCGTTCGCACGCTGCACGTCCTCGGGATGGTCGTCCTGCTCGGCGGCGCGGGCACGGTGTGGTACGTGGCTCGTCGCGATGATCCTGGCGGTGGCGGTGACACGGCGTCGTCGCTCGCCAGCGGCTACGAGTGGGCGTTCTGGGGCGCGCTCGGCGTGATGGTGGTCACCGGCGTCGGCAACCTCGGCGCGCTCGGGGCGCCCGGTCCCGAGACCCGCTGGGGGAGCATTCTGCTGGTCAAACTCGCCGTCGTGGCCGCGTTCGTCCTCGGTTCGCTCGTCCGGACCGTGGCGGTTGCCAGGATGGACGCCTGGAGTGACCGCGCTGGCGTTACGAACGCTCCCTTCTACCGCCGGGCCTACGGCGCGACAACGGTCGTACTTCTGGCCCTGGTCGTCCTCGCGGAGGTGCTCGCCCATGGCTGA
- a CDS encoding DUF7095 family protein has translation MNEFGRAEAIDRVAEIVSTVASEPMPVPVREVWVYGDVALGLDPVERLDVYLTKDILMRDAPERAEAFEAELGVQGVGKTVRADWADEYPEHVRANSNGHAAPEQCLAAQLLDDDEPVHLEVCNASFEDNVRQRLKGAQARENYEQILDPRGVCLWVDDDSGGQRSDEAFRKLREGELVFPTLSGALEMLGMEADEASEAADVVEAYRERQDGATVRGDVV, from the coding sequence ATGAACGAGTTCGGTCGGGCGGAAGCCATCGACCGCGTCGCGGAGATCGTCTCGACCGTCGCGAGTGAGCCGATGCCGGTCCCGGTCCGCGAAGTCTGGGTGTACGGCGACGTCGCGCTCGGTCTCGACCCCGTCGAACGGCTGGACGTCTACCTCACCAAGGACATCCTGATGCGCGACGCGCCGGAGCGCGCCGAGGCGTTCGAGGCGGAACTCGGCGTCCAGGGCGTCGGCAAGACGGTCCGGGCCGACTGGGCCGACGAGTATCCAGAGCACGTCCGGGCGAATTCGAACGGCCACGCCGCGCCCGAGCAGTGTCTGGCGGCCCAGCTGCTCGACGACGACGAACCGGTCCACCTCGAGGTGTGCAACGCCTCCTTCGAGGACAACGTGCGACAGCGGCTGAAGGGCGCCCAGGCCCGCGAGAACTACGAACAGATCCTCGATCCGCGGGGCGTCTGCCTGTGGGTCGACGACGATTCCGGCGGCCAGCGTAGCGACGAGGCGTTCCGCAAACTCAGAGAGGGCGAACTCGTCTTCCCGACGCTCTCCGGTGCGCTGGAGATGCTCGGGATGGAGGCGGACGAGGCTAGCGAGGCCGCCGACGTCGTCGAGGCCTACCGCGAGCGCCAGGACGGCGCGACGGTCCGCGGCGACGTGGTCTGA
- a CDS encoding SHOCT domain-containing protein codes for MDDASPAQRARENATGIVSMLVTGIWLAALFLGFDWWLPFMLFGYIVLIPLTAILFGDEDDVEEWVGEDVDVGSTTDESADADDARTDHTHTDAADDEALARLRERYANGELTDEQFERKVERLLETDTLENVEDRQRDRDRSREREPEFE; via the coding sequence ATGGACGACGCCAGTCCGGCCCAGCGGGCCCGCGAGAACGCGACGGGGATCGTCTCGATGCTCGTGACCGGCATCTGGCTGGCCGCGCTCTTCCTCGGGTTCGACTGGTGGCTCCCGTTCATGCTGTTCGGGTACATCGTGCTCATCCCCCTCACCGCCATCCTGTTCGGCGACGAGGACGACGTCGAGGAGTGGGTCGGCGAGGACGTCGACGTCGGATCGACGACCGACGAGTCGGCCGATGCGGACGACGCCCGCACCGACCACACCCACACCGACGCGGCCGACGACGAGGCGCTGGCGCGACTGCGCGAGCGCTACGCGAACGGCGAACTCACCGACGAGCAGTTCGAGCGCAAGGTCGAGCGACTCCTCGAAACCGACACCCTGGAGAACGTCGAGGACCGCCAGCGTGACCGTGACCGGAGTCGAGAGCGGGAACCCGAATTCGAGTAG
- the sugE gene encoding quaternary ammonium compound efflux SMR transporter SugE has translation MSWLLLFVAGLFEAVWAIGLEYSDGFTRPVPTAITVVALAISMVLLARAVRDLPIGTAYAVWTGIGATSTAIYGLTVLDEPASPARLFFLGFIVVGIVGLHSTGA, from the coding sequence ATGTCCTGGCTCCTGCTGTTCGTCGCCGGACTGTTCGAGGCGGTGTGGGCCATCGGCCTGGAGTACTCCGACGGGTTCACGAGGCCGGTGCCCACTGCAATCACTGTCGTCGCTCTCGCCATCAGCATGGTCCTGCTGGCCCGGGCCGTCCGTGACCTGCCCATCGGCACCGCATACGCCGTCTGGACTGGCATCGGCGCCACGTCGACGGCCATCTACGGCCTGACGGTGCTCGACGAGCCAGCCAGTCCCGCCCGACTGTTCTTCCTCGGGTTCATCGTCGTCGGTATCGTCGGACTCCACAGCACGGGAGCCTAA
- a CDS encoding DUF2332 domain-containing protein — MVDDVDAHEGVDDVPAQEGVAEAFTDLAGWAADSSPLYERISRIVADDPDLLELAAAVPEDRSTANVFLAAVQCLLLRGTDHPLADYYPSVTETPREPDDALSDRLRDFCETYEDDLRPLLTTRRTQTNSVRRTAALYPAISHVARQVDGPLALVELGPSAGLNLLFDRYRYEFGDRTAGPADAPATVRTTVRGDEDPPLPDDPPAVHSRVGIDLNPMDVTDRDDADWLRALVWPEHDERRRTLEGAIETAQRDPPNLVTGDLLEDLPAVLADVPDDVPVCLFDTLVLYQVPEAVREQLDETVREFAARRPLHWLAGETVFGDQDGIRLEWTRAEDGTVRTDLLAAFEQHGDWVEWRPDDDAA, encoded by the coding sequence ATGGTGGACGACGTGGACGCTCACGAGGGGGTGGACGACGTGCCGGCGCAGGAAGGGGTGGCCGAGGCGTTTACGGACCTGGCCGGGTGGGCCGCCGACTCCTCGCCGCTGTACGAACGCATCAGTCGCATCGTCGCCGACGACCCCGACCTCCTCGAACTCGCCGCGGCGGTCCCCGAGGACCGCTCGACGGCCAACGTCTTCCTCGCCGCGGTGCAGTGTCTCCTCTTGCGCGGCACAGACCACCCGCTGGCCGATTACTACCCGAGCGTGACCGAGACCCCACGCGAGCCGGACGACGCGCTCAGCGACCGACTTCGCGACTTCTGCGAGACGTACGAGGACGACCTCCGCCCGCTGCTCACGACCCGGCGAACCCAGACGAACTCGGTCCGTCGTACCGCGGCGCTGTATCCCGCAATCTCCCACGTCGCCCGGCAGGTCGACGGCCCGCTCGCGCTCGTCGAACTCGGCCCGAGCGCGGGCCTGAACCTCCTGTTCGACCGCTACCGCTACGAGTTCGGCGACCGCACCGCCGGGCCGGCCGACGCCCCTGCGACCGTGCGGACGACGGTCCGCGGGGACGAGGACCCACCGCTCCCCGACGACCCGCCGGCCGTCCACTCCCGCGTCGGTATCGACCTGAACCCGATGGACGTGACCGACCGGGACGATGCGGACTGGCTGCGGGCACTCGTCTGGCCCGAACACGACGAGCGTCGTCGGACGCTGGAGGGGGCCATCGAGACCGCCCAGCGAGATCCACCCAACCTCGTCACAGGGGATCTCCTGGAGGACCTCCCGGCCGTCCTCGCCGACGTCCCCGACGACGTACCGGTCTGCCTCTTCGACACGCTGGTGCTGTACCAGGTCCCCGAGGCCGTGCGCGAGCAACTTGACGAGACCGTCCGCGAGTTCGCCGCGCGGCGCCCGCTCCACTGGCTCGCCGGCGAGACGGTGTTCGGCGATCAGGACGGCATCCGCCTGGAGTGGACCCGCGCCGAGGATGGCACGGTCAGGACCGACCTCCTGGCCGCCTTCGAACAGCACGGCGACTGGGTCGAGTGGCGGCCGGACGACGACGCCGCGTAG